One window of Amaranthus tricolor cultivar Red isolate AtriRed21 chromosome 11, ASM2621246v1, whole genome shotgun sequence genomic DNA carries:
- the LOC130827780 gene encoding uncharacterized protein LOC130827780, which translates to MVVVMKRYALKLFISLKYITANVVDRNNGNIVATASTVEHALKSTFECGRSCNAKAATIVGEVLARRLKVEGLEDGQGRGIHIDMNKEVGKKGLKNHTKVWAVVNALKDNGVKIILEDRGDNI; encoded by the coding sequence ATGGTAGTTGTTATGAAGAGATATGCTTTGAAGTTGTTTATATCCTTGAAGTACATCACAGCAAATGTAGTTGATCGGAATAACGGGAATATTGTTGCCACAGCTTCTACAGTTGAGCATGCTCTCAAAAGCACATTTGAGTGTGGACGGTCTTGCAATGCAAAGGCTGCAACCATTGTGGGAGAAGTTTTGGCAAGGCGGTTGAAAGTGGAAGGTCTTGAAGATGGACAAGGAAGAGGGATCCATATTGACATGAATAAGGAGGTAGGAAAAAAAGGATTAAAGAATCACACTAAGGTATGGGCTGTTGTTAATGCACTGAAAGACAATGGTGTTAAGATCATACTTGAAGACAGAGGTGATAACATTTGA
- the LOC130827785 gene encoding 40S ribosomal protein S17-like produces the protein MGRVRTKTVKKSSRQVIEKYYSKMTLDFHTNKKVLEEVAIIPSKRLRNKIAGFSTHLMKRIQKGPVRGISLKLQEEERERRMDFVPDESAIKVDRIEVDKETMDMLASLGMSDLPGLVEAAAEPAPVPAIGFGRGAGGPRRF, from the coding sequence ATGGGTCGTGTTCGCACCAAAACAGTGAAGAAATCATCCCGTCAAGTAATCGAAAAGTACTACTCAAAAATGACTCTCGATTTCCATACAAACAAGAAGGTTCTAGAAGAAGTTGCTATCATCCCATCTAAAAGGCTTCGCAACAAGATCGCAGGGTTCTCGACTCATCTTATGAAAAGAATTCAAAAAGGTCCAGTTCGTGGAATTTCCCTGAAATTGcaagaagaagagagagaaaggcgTATGGATTTTGTTCCAGATGAATCCGCCATTAAAGTCGATCGCATTGAGGTTGATAAAGAAACTATGGATATGTTGGCTTCTCTAGGTATGAGTGATTTGCCTGGTCTCGTTGAAGCTGCTGCTGAACCTGCTCCTGTTCCTGCTATTGGTTTTGGCCGTGGTGCTGGAGGTCCTAGGAGGTTCTAA
- the LOC130827784 gene encoding short chain aldehyde dehydrogenase 1-like, with protein sequence MNGPSSNSPIVKRLKGKVAIITGGASGFGEATARLFVQHGAKVVIADMQDEKGLALCNEIIACNNHVDVTDIISYVHCNVSDETDVKNLIDQTISKHKKLDIMFNNAGIPGDINPTIVGSTSENFKKVFNINVLGGFVGAKHAARVMIPKKSGVILFSASIASLIAGESPHAYTVSKHAIVGLMKNLCVEMGPHGIRVNAISPCGISTPLLSNALGVDKEIVDGLICESSVLKGVKPEALDVANAALFLASDEAKFVSGVNFVVDGGYSVTNPSFSMAVNTLFMGN encoded by the exons ATGAACGGCCCATCATCAAATTCTCCTATTGTCAAAAG GCTGAAAGGAAAAGTTGCAATAATAACGGGGGGTGCAAGTGGGTTTGGAGAAGCCACAGCAAGATTGTTCGTTCAACATGGAGCAAAGGTCGTAATTGCTGATATGCAAGACGAGAAAGGCCTTGCATTATGTAACGAAATTATTGCTTGCAACAATCACGTAGACGTCACAGACATAATATCTTACGTGCATTGCAACGTCTCCGATGAAACAGACGTAAAAAACCTCATCGATCAAACCATATCCAAGCACAAAAAACTCGACATTATGTTCAACAATGCTGGAATCCCCGGCGATATAAACCCTACAATAGTTGGTTCGACAagtgaaaatttcaaaaaagtGTTTAATATTAATGTTTTGGGTGGTTTCGTTGGAGCTAAGCATGCTGCTAGGGTTATGATCCCGAAAAAATCAGGAGTCATTCTTTTTTCGGCCAGTATAGCATCGCTAATAGCCGGAGAATCCCCACATGCATACACGGTTTCTAAACATGCAATAGTTGGTCTAATGAAAAACTTGTGTGTAGAAATGGGACCGCACGGCATAAGGGTCAATGCTATTTCGCCGTGCGGTATTTCTACGCCATTGCTAAGTAATGCATTAGGAGTTGATAAAGAAATAGTTGATGGTTTAATTTGTGAATCATCTGTGCTAAAAGGAGTTAAACCCGAGGCTTTAGATGTTGCAAATGCTGCATTGTTTTTGGCTAGTGATGAGGCTAAATTTGTAAGTGGGGTCAATTTTGTGGTTGACGGTGGGTATAGTGTTACCAACCCTTCTTTCTCAATGGCCGTAAACACATTATTTATGGgtaattga
- the LOC130827781 gene encoding protein PLANT CADMIUM RESISTANCE 2-like: MQPSTAETKPPLETPEMTEMPSPSAPPPTTPNEEVKSTWKVPMASGQWSTGLCECHSDISNCFITCLCPCITFGQISEIVDRGTSSCAINGAIYTLLAVIAGIPCIYSCFYRRRLRNEFNLNGNSCTDFCTHFCCELCSLCQEYRELKLRGFDMSLGWHANVENRNRQSTMIPPPYESMTR, encoded by the exons ATGCAGCCTTCAACCGCGGAAACCAAACCACCCCTAGAAACACCAGAAATGACTGAAATGCCATCACCGTCAGCGCCACCGCCCACAACCCCCAATGAAGAGGTAAAGTCAACCTGGAAAGTTCCAATGGCTTCCGGTCAATGGTCTACCGGACTTTGCGAGTGTCATTCCGATATTTCAAATT GTTTCATCACGTGCTTATGTCCATGCATCACATTTGGACAGATTTCGGAGATTGTTGATAGAGGCACATCAT CTTGTGCAATCAATGGAGCAATATACACCTTATTAGCGGTAATTGCTGGAATTCCATGCATATATTCATGTTTCTATCGCCGGAGACTGAGGAATGAATTCAATTTAAATGGCAACTCTTGTACCGATTTTTGTACTCACTTTTGTTGTGAGCTTTGTTCTCTTTGCCAAGAGTATCGCGAGCTCAAATTAAGAGGTTTCGATATGAGTTTAG GATGGCATGCCAATGTGGAAAATCGAAATCGACAATCAACGATGATTCCACCACCATACGAAAGTATGACGAGATAA
- the LOC130827782 gene encoding uncharacterized protein LOC130827782 encodes MKFKVVCRKVYDYVRYDLKEIAFPSSLLDPPHIKKRRKLTWKESYYVVKEASRLYAASWVRDIGPELRPNDYKKDKEHEDNGGVNENKDKEPTALEDLAVAARGGMETLRPALQRLYMTRASAYKDALKSFIQGYQEGVQQVRDKKDEFESPKPEDNDSRKPS; translated from the exons ATGAAGTTTAAGGTCGTCTGCCGAAAGGTTTATGATTATGTTCGCTATGATTTGAAAGAAATAGCTTTTCCTTCCTCTTTGCTTGATCCACCTCACATTAAAAAGCGGCGTAAATTGACGTGGAAGGAATCATATTAT GTTGTAAAGGAGGCTTCCCGCCTATATGCTGCAAGCTGGGTGCGGGACATTGGCCCTGAACTCCGTCCAAATGATTATAAGAAGGATAAAGAACATGAAGATAATGGCGGAGTAAATGAAAATAAGGATAAAGAACCAACTGCACTAGAGGATCTTG CTGTTGCTGCTAGAGGAGGGATGGAGACCTTAAGACCTGCCCTGCAGCGGCTGTATATGACACGAGCTTCAGCTTATAAGGATGCATTAAAGAGCTTTATTCAGGGTTATCAGGAAGGTGTCCAACAAGTTCGGGATAAGAAAGACGAGTTTGAATCTCCGAAACCTGAAGATAATGATTCGAGAAAGCCCTCCTAA
- the LOC130826713 gene encoding protein trichome birefringence-like 8, which yields MEEDLLGRLDRLERIGVLAIKNPNNFHYYIGFPSSKNYEKQGCNYSNGEWIWDENYPFHGYNESCRFLDPGFRCHENGRVNQSFRHWRWQPRGCDLPRFNASDFLDRIRNGRIIFAGDSIGRNQWESLLCMLSKGVSNQSSIYEVNGVPISKHKTYLSILFQEFNVSIEYYRLPFLVVVARPPPNSPTQVRGVIKIDELHWWSRKWPGAHVYVFNNGHWWNDAKTIASGLYFEEKGVVNMTMDYTEAFRRSMRTLKTWADQHLNPQSSRIVLRSYSSVHYRNGTWDTGGTCRDNQAPETSRKRVQADPLLNQYTLDVVKEMEANKMKVGFLNITYLSEFRNDGHPSIHLEPTFKKSNKNPYVEVEDCSHWCLPGVPDTWNELLYAWLLADDFRTTRN from the exons atggaagaagactTACTTGGACGGTTGGACCGGCTGGAGAGGATTGGCGTACTGGC tattaaaaaccctaataatTTCCATTATTATATTGGCTTTCCTAGTTCAAAAAACTATGAAAAACAAGGTTGTAATTACTCTAATGGCGAATGGATATGGGATGAAAACTACCCTTTTCATGGATACAATGAGAGTTGCAGGTTTCTGGATCCGGGTTTTCGATGCCATGAAAATGGACGTGTGAATCAAAGCTTTCGACATTGGCGATGGCAACCTCGTGGATGTGATCTTCCTAG GTTCAATGCAAGTGATTTTTTAGATAGAATCAGAAATGGAAGAATAATATTTGCAGGAGATTCAATAGGACGAAACCAATGGGAGTCATTGTTATGCATGCTATCAAAAGGAGTCTCAAACCAATCTTCAATATATGAAGTAAATGGAGTTCCTATAAGCAAGCACAAAACATatttatcaatcctttttcaagagTTTAACGTAAGTATCGAGTATTATCGACTTCCTTTCCTTGTTGTTGTTGCTCGCCCTCCTCCGAACTCACCTACACAAGTACGTGGAGTCATCAAGATTGATGAACTCCATTGGTGGTCTCGCAAATGGCCAGGAGCTCATGTCTACGTCTTCAATAATGGTCATTGGTGGAATGATGCCAAAACTATCGCTTC GGGCCTTTACTTTGAGGAAAAGGGAGTTGTAAATATGACAATGGATTATACAGAAGCATTTCGGAGATCAATGAGGACATTGAAAACATGGGCAGACCAACACTTAAACCCACAAAGTAGTCGGATTGTCCTTCGTAGCTATTCATCTGTTCATTACAG GAATGGAACGTGGGATACGGGGGGGACTTGTAGAGATAATCAGGCACCTGAGACGAGCAGGAAAAGGGTGCAGGCAGATCCGCTGCTCAACCAGTACACTCTAGATGTGGTTAAAGAAATGGAAGCCAATAAAATGAAGGTCGGTTTTCTGAATATTACGTATCTGTCTGAATTCAGAAACGATGGCCATCCATCGATCCATCTTGAACCAACGTTTAAAAAGTCCAATAAAAATCCCTATGTAGAAGTAGAAGACTGTAGTCATTGGTGTCTTCCGGGAGTTCCTGACACGTGGAACGAGCTTCTTTACGCTTGGCTACTGGCAGATGATTTTAGGACCACGAGAAACTAA
- the LOC130827783 gene encoding uncharacterized protein LOC130827783 — MGNSQASSTNPRFVSASRSFSQHELEELKSLYGSLVSQSQSNNQIISAPIFKAYFKIPGSLGDRMFDLVTQKRHDQKLTFEDLVIAKGTYEKGTRDEIEEFMYQLLDVSDDGKVDRSDLQAVLAAILDDLFPLKDDKSGLRSHECIMDEILNAATFSKDDGGGDTKSMSFEDFKDLCAHIPSLRRYLKGLMLPPESGRMGSRVPSLLYSETYSSNLILRQEYAWLLGGLLTQPELEVWKLLYHSSYHGQSFNTFLGNISNDEGPTMFIVKDTEGYIYGGYASQPWEKHSDFYGDLKCFLLQLHPKVSIFRPTGANNNLQWCAYNFTSDSIPNGIGFGGRVNHFGLFISANFDAGQTFECTTFGSPPLSKSNRICPEVIECWSVFPKEVQQKGSNALKGTVLERFKEDRNMLNLVGLANSSE; from the exons ATGGGCAATTCTCAAGCATCTTCAACCAACCCACGTTTCGTTTCTGCTTCCAG atCTTTCTCTCAACATGAATTGGAAGAACTCAAATCATTATATGGGTCACTTGTATCTCAATCTCAAAGCAACAATCAAATCATTTCTGCCCCAATTTTCAAG GCTTATTTCAAAATTCCTGGGTCTCTTGGAGATAGAATGTTTGATTTGGTGACCCAAAAACGCCATGATCAAAAGCTTACATTTGAAGATCTTGTTATAGCTAAG GGTACTTATGAGAAAGGGACCAGAGATGAAATTGAAGAGTTTATGTATCAGTTATTAGATGTTTCTGATGATGGGAAAGTTGATAG GTCTGATTTGCAAGCTGTTTTAGCTGCTATTCTTGATGACTTGTTTCCTCTCAAGGATGACAAGTCCGGGTTGAGATCACATGAATGCATCATGGATGAGATCTTGAATGCTGCTACGTTTTCGAAGGATGATGGAGGAGGTGATACAAAAAGTATGTCATTTGAGGACTTCAAAGACCTGTGTGCCCATATTCCATCTCTCAGGAGGTACCTCAAAGGGTTGATGCTGCCACCTGAATCAG GTAGGATGGGCTCTCGAGTTCCTAGCCTATTATACTCTGAAACTTATAGTTCCAACCTTATATTAAGGCAGGAATATGCTTGGCTACTAGGTGGCCTTTTGACCCAGCCAGAGCTAGAGGTGTGGAAACTTCTATACCATAGTTCATATCACGGTCAGAGTTTCAACACGTTTCTGGGAAATATCTC AAACGATGAAGGTCCAACAATGTTTATAGTCAAGGATACAGAAGGGTACATATATGGAGGTTATGCTTCCCAACCATGGGAAAAACACAGTGATTTTTATGGAGATTTGAAGTGCTTTCTGCTTCAGTTACATCCTAAGGTATCCATTTTCAGGCCAACCGGAGCAAATAACAATTTACAATGG TGTGCTTATAATTTTACTTCTGATTCTATCCCAAACGGAATTGGTTTCGGAGGGCGAGTCAATCACTTTGGCTTGTTTATATCAGCGAACTTTGATGCTGGACAAACATTCGAGTGTACTACATTCGGGAGCCCTCCTCTCTCAAAGTCCAATAGGATATGCCCGGAAGTAATTGAATGTTGGAGTGTTTTTCCGAAGGAAGTGCAACAAAAAGGGAGCAATGCACTCAAAGGTACGGTGCTGGAAAGGTTCAAAGAAGACCGAAATATGCTGAACTTGGTTGGCCTTGCCAATTCGAGTGAGTAA
- the LOC130827786 gene encoding protein GL2-INTERACTING REPRESSOR 1-like, which produces MSFQIENPNHQTKNKPFGVHHHYDDDDVIITRVIPITLDLLRIKQSPPQQKFKNLCSVFSKDTSLDFKNKQKRSLEDPIISEEIMSRRNGDNNMQKLDLKLNLSPPSARPSGANPTIESPSRSASVSPLSSCVSSDLSMSSPESSSMVLVGCPRCLMYVMLSEDDPKCPKCKSTVLLDFMHDKNNHNNNNNNNNNHNRSRNRNNNNWSNCGGSSKKTRRN; this is translated from the exons ATGTCCTTTCAAATTGAAAACCCAAatcatcaaacaaaaaataaacccTTTGGAGTTCATCATCactatgatgatgatgatgttataATCACAAGGGTTATTCCTATCACTCTTGATCTTTTACGTATCAAACAATCTCCACctcaacaaaaatttaaaaatttgtgttccGTTTTTTCAAAGGATACGTCCCTTGACTTTAAG aataAACAAAAAAGGAGTTTAGAGGACCCCATAATAAGCGAGGAAATCATGAGTAGAAGGAATGGAGATAACAACATGCAAAAGTTGGACTTAAAATTGAACTTGTCACCACCAAGTGCAAGGCCAAGTGGGGCGAACCCCACGATTGAATCGCCTAGTCGATCAGCCTCGGTTTCGCCCCTTAGCTCATGTGTATCGTCGGATTTATCGATGAGTAGCCCCGAATCGAGCTCGATGGTGTTGGTAGGGTGCCCAAGATGCCTAATGTATGTCATGCTATCGGAAGATGATCCTAAGTGCCCTAAATGCAAGAGTACCGTCTTGCTTGATTTCATGCATGATAagaataaccataataataataataataacaataacaatcacaatcgcAGTCGCAATCGCAATAACAACAATTGGAGCAATTGTGGTGGTAGCTCTAAGAAGACAAGGAGGAATTAA